The following is a genomic window from Micropterus dolomieu isolate WLL.071019.BEF.003 ecotype Adirondacks linkage group LG04, ASM2129224v1, whole genome shotgun sequence.
actacaCTATGGTTGATTTTTTTGTGCAGCACGTTTAGTGGAAAGTCATACGTCCATTCCCTGAAATCTGATTCTTTCTTCTGATCTATGAAAGTGGCTCCAGTCTGCCTGCTAGTTTCAACTcaatagtttgtttgttttagttccTGCAGCCAACAAGTGATTGGTTAACAGGATACAGCGATGCCCAGAAGAGCATACAATAACACAGCGGAGAGCAAAACATTTGCAGAAGAAACCGGGATGGGGGACACAGTTTTAGCACACTCACAGGTGTGACATTATGCATAAACACTATGGGAGGCTGCTTGGATGATGTTTTAAAATTTGAAAGGTCGGTTGACAGACTATACGTGCATTTACCCATCACTACAGACCTGGAAATTAAGTTCCAGTCTACAATGTagtcaaattaaacaaattggCCATTTTCATTAATGGGAAGCCAGTGCTGCTAGTGCAGCTGCACTAGACTTCTACCATTTGGTTGGTAACACCATATATCACTGAGGTAGGACATATCTGTCTGGGGCCCTCCCGAGGCCTATGATACTGTAGGGTCAGTGTTGACAGGTCTGACCTGAGTGCAAGTCATGTGACTTGAGTGCACACCTCTGCAGTATGCTATCCCCTATATGGTTTGTGCTATTCCTGGTCCAGACTCCAAGGCTAGTCCACTCAGGAAAAGGATAAGAGCTGGGTTTGTATGAAAAATTTAGGGGtgccattttcattttgtaGAGACACCCTGCAGGGTGAACACGCACGGGTACACATAAGTACTGGTAGTGTGCAGACAAGAAGTCGGATCTACACAGAGTGATGCTGTCAAAACAGCCACTCCAGATCTCATATGCATCGTCAAACTCCAAACTCACTAACTGAAGTATACAAGGTCAATGGAAATTAATAAAATTCCTCCAGCTATTTTCCAAAGATCTACAATTTCAACTTTTTTTGAAGTACTGttagagaagaaagagagaaacagaaaaaaagaagaaaggtgACAGGATAATTTATGTAAAGATATGCTGgtgaagaaggaagaagaagtgACAGAAACTTGAATGTGAAAGAAGTACAGTGAGTGAAGAAATGTACGCGTGAGAAAGAAACAAGAAGACTCCCTGAAGTGAAGAAGATACCAGCAGTAAGAATGTACGTGATCACAACATTGATAAGAAGAGTGAATTGGCTTCTTTCTAAAAACATGATGAAAGTTAAAATCCAGAAAATAATGCTGTTGAAAAGTGTTTGTTGTCCGATGGTTGTTCAATGAATTAAATATACTTCCAGacacataataaaatgtaactATGAAGGGATAAAGAAATAGTAATTCAAATGCACACGGCATGAAAAGTTAATACAGGACCTGTCCAGGTTTCATGGCTTTGATGTTTTGATATATGATGGCAGAATTCCTTTCTCTTATTATGCAGCTTTGTCCTTAATACTGACACTTAAAAGCAGCATTTATGTCATAGCGTATTTTTGCCGTAGCAGCACCTGCCACTAGATCTTTTGCCATCATTTTTATTCAGAATGGAAGGTTTTCCCGAATTTGCCCATGTTTCAGGACTCAACATGAGTCCTATtgactttgttttttcattctAACAATAATGTTGGATAGCTACATTAGATTGTGATAGGCAAGTTTACTTCACGATCCAAACTTTACCCAGCTAATTAAATAACCAGTTCCATTAAGGTTATGACCTTAGCCATCTGGTCCACTTAGCTGGAAGGGAACTTGTGTAATGGAAAACACAATGGCGCTCTGGAAAGAAGTATAATAGACTTGCTTTTCTTCTGGGAGGTACTGTACCATTTGCTCTCAGTAGGGAGGTCCAGCTCCATCTTATAAATAAGGAACCTAAACCTAAACCCATGAAATGCTTATTTAACTACTAGCCACAATGGAAAACTTCATGCTGCATGCTTGCTCTAAGGGGAAAAACTCAAGTCACTGgaaataaatgcacaaaaaaacaaacctgtgtGCATTAGGAGAAATTTGTAACGGCTGTATAATCAGCACATCTCAAATCAAATTCAGTGGAAGCCCAGGTTCCTAATTCAGCTCCAAACAAACTATCAGTTTTTCTTGTCTTCTCCCAGAGATGATCCGTTCTGCCACGCCCTTCCCTCTGGTCAGCCTCTTCTTCATGTTCATTGGTTTTGTACTCAGCAACATTGGTCACATCCGACCCCATCACACCATCTTGGCCTTTGTTTCTGGAATCTTCTTCATCCTGTCAGGTACATGGCTTCATAtcaaaaaaaaacttacaaaCATGATGAGTGCATCTGAGAAGGTTTgacaactttttaaatatacataGTTGTCATGTTACGTTAGTTGGTTCAGGTCTAATCTGCGTAACTCACAGCACAGCGAAACAGTTACTGTTTCACTAGATGCGTGGTTAGTAATAATTTATGGCAACAAAAGTAATACCAATCATGTACCACGAATATGTTTGTGTGAATTGAATCTCCTTTTCTATCCATAGTGATTACAGTTTTatctttctgtatgtgtgtctttgtttctctctctctgcctccctcagGTCTCTCTCTGGTAGTTGGTCTGGTGTTGTACATCTCCAACATTAATGATGAAATGTTAAACAGAACCAAAACTAATGAGGCCTACTTCAGCTACAAGTACGGCTGGTCATTTGCCTTTGCTGCTATCTCCTTCCTGCTCACTGAGGTAACTTCACTAATGCAAGTATGTGACCTTGTACCTTGCAAAACTTGGATTCACAAGCATACATCAAAACTAAACATCTAAACCTTTCTCAACGAACCAAAATCTGAGTCATGGGCCTGTTTCTGCTTGATATCAGAATCTATATCAACATGAGGAAGATTTTCTCTATTCTCTTATTCTACATCAATTTTGGCTCAGTTTGCTTTTGCTAATTTACATCTCTCATCTGTTGCATTCGtgatttactgtacattttagGCATTGAACAGACGTCTCTCATCCTAAAGTCACCCAGAGAGAGACGTAATCTATCCTTGCtcacaaaaagacagacagaaaataaatgcatCAAACATTAGATGTTCGCATATTTTAGCGTCTTTATTTCAGCAAATTCCTTTCCTTCAGATATGAACAACTGTAATGTATTGCTTTGTGAGAAATAGTGTCCACAAAACACAATCGTTTAGGTTAATTAGCTATGATTCATATGTTAATGAGTGATAATGGAATCATTTCCACCAAGCAGTGAAGGTCTGCAAGTTGCTTTGGATGCTGATGCAGTCATTCAAAATAATCTCAAGGTCAAGGTCAAGGTGTCTTTATTAGTACCCGAGGGTAAAATTTTTGTGCAGACAGGAGACTTTCGGCAACCAtgcataaaaacatcaaaacaaacaataagcatagaacattataaaatatccaaaacctaaaacttCTAAAAGGAACATGGCAGTGTGCCTCTACACCACCACCCCCTAACCCCCACCCTCCTTACCCACCCGCCCCCCCTGGCTAAAACACATAAGGTGCTATACATAACAATGAGTGTCATCTACTGctattttaattcattaattctATGGCAGCGGGAACAAAAGTATTCCTATATCGTTTGGTTCTACACCTAGTGGCAGCAAACCGACatccagaggggaggagctgaaACTCAGCATGTAAAGGGTGGGAACAGTCTCCAATAATGAAACTCGCCTTATACTGTAACTGATTGGAATAAAGACCTACAAAGTTGAGTTGAGATTCACCTATGATCTTACTAGCCCACCTAACAATTTGGTTCAAAGAATTTTTGTTCttcaaagacaaatttccaaACCAAGATACAAGGGAGAACGACAAGACCGATTCAACAAAAGCATGGTAGAAAGATAGAAAGATCTGACGTCACGGAAAAGGTTGAATGTGCATTTTTTTGTGAAAGAAGAaagagtgtgtatttgtgtgtcatgAATACATTCAACTAAGCCATGATTCATGTGTTCACTGTAGGGGGTTGTTTTCTTCTGATGGTTATAGAGCAAAATCATTATTCACTAAATAAAATCTGTGACTTGACATTGTTTTATGCAATTCATGAAATAATTAATTCTAATGGTGGAAAATTGTATTATGTGTTGAGTTTAAAGTGACCTGAATTTTATGTTGTAATGGTggtgaaaataattttattatctTTCCATTGACAATACAATATGAAACAAGGGCTAATAATGGTGATCGTTATTGGTGACCACCCTCAGAATGTTCGAGGATCTAGTAGAAAAAGTTAATAACAGAAGTATAGTACAATGATATTACCAAGAGTAAACTTTGCACCTCTTTGTCTCCATCCAACCAGACAGCAGGTGTCATGTCGGTGTACCTCTTCATGAAGCGCTACACAGCAGAGGAAATGTACCGGCCCCATCAGGGCTTCTACCGGCCTCGCCTCAGCAACTGCTCAGATTACTCCGGCCAGTTCCTCCATCCAGACGCCTGGGCCGGGCGTGGTCGCAGtgcctcctccatctcctctgaGGCCTCCCTCCAGATGAACTCCTCCCACTACCCTGCTCTCCTCAAGTGTCCAGAGTATGAACAAATGTCCTCCTCACCTTGCTGAGGCATAGGATGAATTGTTGTGTTAGCAGTGTAGGGGTTATTTTGATCTGCCTGGATTTTGGCATAAAATTGTCCAATAATTTGACATTATCCAGCTTGAATCACTCCCGTCTTCAAGTGTCCTGACTATGACCTGAGTCTTTCTACCCTTACTACTGCAGATTCTTTTATTTATGGTTCTGTGGGGAGCAAAACTTTAGTTGAAGGTTAGCCAGTTCACTTTATTCTCAGCTGACCTGTTTTGTTGCAGGGAGAATGGTTagaagaggagaaaggaaagagtTTGACCAGGTTGtacttttatttgctttttctcTAGTTTGTAGTGACAGGTGACGAGCAACCTGCTGAATGGACCGAGGTAGGGCAAAGTCATCTGAAAGGAGTAACTTGAGTAGCTTCAACCTGCAGTGAGCAAGTCCACTACATTGCCTCTGGTACCACAACAATCCTGATAGCTTTTTGACAGGATGACACGCTGCATATATGCAGCCATGGAGAGTTCAGAATAGGGTTTACAACTCAATTATGTGCAATGGCTGCAGAGTCTGCAGGTTTTTAAAACCAAACACTACAGAATGTGCTTTCAACCAGGAAGTGGAAACTAATCAGTGAAATCACCTTGGCGTAGAGGAATAATATGGATCACAAAACATTTCCTCCATTTGATCATTGCTCAAATTGTGCAGTCTTTGGGTTTATaaaggttaaaataaaattgttaaaGCTCCTTTCTTCTACAAATTGTACATGTGTACCAGCTGTGTCAGTCTGCACAAGTATGTTTCACTCACATCCTTAGCTATCTTTCCTTTGTGAGGAAAATAGCTTTCTGTTGTATTACACTGTAAGTGTTCTATTACACATCacaactgtttcccaaatgtttAATGTGAAGTCGCGCGCTAGAACTCAGCTTGAGCTTTTTCATATTCAAGTCTCGAACCTATGAAACAGATAATGAATGTGAATTTCAACCGCTCAAATAGATCATTTAAATTGGCATACCATTTTATATACAAACTGTTTGACAGATTAGAGGCTGGGGGA
Proteins encoded in this region:
- the LOC123969952 gene encoding voltage-dependent calcium channel gamma-5 subunit isoform X1, which produces MSLCGRKALTLLSSVFAVCGLGLLGIAVSTDYWLYLEEGVILPLNQSTEIRMSLHSGLWRVCFLAGEEKGRCFTIEYVMPTNVQMTSESTVSVLKMIRSATPFPLVSLFFMFIGFVLSNIGHIRPHHTILAFVSGIFFILSGLSLVVGLVLYISNINDEMLNRTKTNEAYFSYKYGWSFAFAAISFLLTETAGVMSVYLFMKRYTAEEMYRPHQGFYRPRLSNCSDYSGQFLHPDAWAGRGRSASSISSEASLQMNSSHYPALLKCPEYEQMSSSPC
- the LOC123969952 gene encoding voltage-dependent calcium channel gamma-5 subunit isoform X3, with protein sequence MFGSMALFTSLPSPLPMWKSHKAERAPPCPLMCRHGKPEAESSSKDPLEMIRSATPFPLVSLFFMFIGFVLSNIGHIRPHHTILAFVSGIFFILSGLSLVVGLVLYISNINDEMLNRTKTNEAYFSYKYGWSFAFAAISFLLTETAGVMSVYLFMKRYTAEEMYRPHQGFYRPRLSNCSDYSGQFLHPDAWAGRGRSASSISSEASLQMNSSHYPALLKCPEYEQMSSSPC
- the LOC123969952 gene encoding voltage-dependent calcium channel gamma-5 subunit isoform X2, coding for MSLCGRKALTLLSSVFAVCGLGLLGIAVSTDYWLYLEEGVILPLNQSTEIRMSLHSGLWRVCFLAGEEKGRCFTIEYVMPTNVQMTSESTVSVLKMIRSATPFPLVSLFFMFIGFVLSNIGHIRPHHTILAFVSGIFFILSGLSLVVGLVLYISNINDEMLNRTKTNEAYFSYKYGWSFAFAAISFLLTETAGVMSVYLFMKRYTAEEMYRPHQGFYRPRLSNCSDYSGQFLHPDAWAGRGRSASSISSEASLQMNSSHYPALLKCPDL